The segment CGTGATATGGATGGTGATGTCGTCAGAGTCAAAGGGGTACTTGACATCTTGCTGCAAGCTAATGTAGAGGGTCTCACCCTTCTGTTCGATCTTGACATCGTCCTTATATTTCTCGGGAGCAGAGATAGACACCGAGTACTCAGCGCCCTGCGTGATCTCGAGGTCGAGACCGCGATTAGCATTGATCGCCGTGAAGTCCCTGAAGTTGACCTCTTGTTGTGTCATCGCCTTAGAACCTTTCTTGTAGACGCAGCTAGAGGTACAGCATCCACAGAGGATGACAAGAAGGAGCAGAGAAGGGGTTAGTATAGATTTGTAAGACATAACTGGATCCATCAATAGTTTGATATGAGGAACTTTAATTAGTTGTACCTTTGTCAGGTACTTCCTACTGGTCGTCAAAGGTAACAAATTCTCTCATAAGATGCTCTATTTGTAACTATGAAATATTTCTCTAAGATCTTTATCTGCTCATTGTCACTCCTCAGCCTTCTTTCTGCTAAAGGACTGAAGGGTGCTGACGTGCCACCTATTTATAGCGACATGTCTGAGTCTTTTATGCAAGCTCCTGACACGCTTGCCGAAGAAGATATCGTCAGTATACTCCTACCTGAAGTAAGAGTCTCGGGGACCCCTCATAAGCCTCTCACTAAGTCTGAGCGCTACGCCTATTGGCGTCGTGTGCGAGATGTCAAGAAGGTGCTACCTATCGCAGAGGAGCTTAGCGGGATGATTATTGAGACGTATGAATATGTAGAGACTTTTCCCACAGAGCGTGAGCGCCGTGAGCATTTGTCTCGTGTCAAGAAAGAACTGGTCAAGGAGTATACGCCTCGCATGAAGGATCTGACCCTCGGACAGGGGCTGCTCCTCATCAAGTTGGTGAATAGAGAGACGGGCTCTACGGGGTATGAGATTGTTAAGTCGATCTATGGCGGATTCACCGCTACGTGGTACAATGCTTTTGCAAAGCTGTACGGGGGCAACCTAAATATGAAGTTTGATCCTGAGCATGTAGAGGACGATGCTGTCACGGAGCGCATCATCTACCTATGGAAAAACGGCTTGCTCTAGCACGAGCCCTTCCTTACGAGCCTTTTACTAGTCGAAGCACTCGGTCTCGCTGGTAGGTGACCGATTGATGTCCGTCGATCCAGTGTATGGGTAGTCCTCGGCGTGTCATACCTCGGAACCAAGTCATCTGTCTCTTAGCAAACTGATGAATAGCGGTCGCTAGCTGCTCCTCCATCTCTGAGTAGCTGAGCTTACCTTGTAAATATAAGGTGACGAAGCGATACTCTAGACCATACGCTATGAGGGTGTCCGCGGGAACATGCTCGTCGAGCAGGCGCTCTACCTCAGCAACCATCCCCTCCTCTAGTCTGCTCCGCAGTCGCTGGTCTATGCGTCGTATGATCTCTTGACGAGCTAAGCGTAGCCCGATGATGAGTGGTGGTTTCTGTTGCTTAGACTCACTAAGAGCCTCTTGGTAGGCTTGATACTGCTCAGGATACTGCGCATAGTGCCGTGCCACCTCAATGGCTCGGATACACTTACGTGCTGAGCTTAGGTCTACATGCTCTATGCGTGGATAGCGACTAAGTATAGCTCGCAGGTCGGCTAGACTAAGCTGCTCTAGCTCCTGTCGCAGCGCGGTGTCGGGCGGCACTCGGTGCATAGGTCTCGTCTGTAGCACCTGCTCGACATAGAGTCCTGACCCTCCGACGAAGATCGGCTTGAGTTGTTGAGAGACGATCTCATGGTACGCTTCGTCAAAGAGGTGCACATACTCAAAGAGGTTGAACGGATACCCCGCCGGGACAATATCGATGAGGTAATGAGGTATGGAGCCACGCTCCGTGGTATAGGCATCTAGATCCTTGCCAGTGCCTATATCCATACCGACGAAGACTTGCCTGCTATCACCACTGAGTATGGCTCCATGCAGCTCCTCAGCTAGAGCCACGCCTAGAGCTGTCTTACCGCAAGCGGTAGGACCAACGACTGTGAGTAACTCGGGGTAGTACACTAAATATGATACTTCGGCGAGGAGGAGCTATCTACTGATCAAGGATCACACGCTCTGCTGATCAGAGAGGGTACGCATTAGGTGCGATCCTTGCGAATGACATCGTGTGCGCCTCCCTCGATGATAGAGGTTGAGGAGACAAGTGTCAGCTTAGCATTCTTACGGAGAGACTTCAGATCGACTGTGCCACAGCTACTCATCGTAGCTTTGATCTTGCTGAGCGTCTGATCGAGTGTATCCTTCATCGGACCAGCGTAGGGGACATAGCTGTCGACGCCCTCCTCAAACTTCATCGTCGTGGAGGTTCCTCCGCCGTCATATCGCTGCCAGTTGTGAGCACGGTTTGACCCTTCGCCCCAGTACTCCTTGACAATATTGTTGCCGATGCGGAGCTTCTCTGTTGGGGACTCGTCGAAGCGAGCGAAGTAGCGTCCCATCATAAGGAAGTCGGCACCCATAGCCAGCGCGAGCGTCATGTGGTAGTCGTGTACGATACCACCATCGCTACAGATAGGTACATAGATGCCTGTCTCATGGTAGTAGTCGTCACGTGCTTTGGCAACGTCGATAACCGCCGTAGCTTGCCCACGTCCGATGCCCTTTTGCTCGCGTGTAATGCAGATAGAGCCACCTCCGATGCCGACTTTGACAAAGTCTGCGCCAGCCTCTACGAGGTAGCGGAAGCCCTCCCGATCGACCACATTGCCTGCGCCTACGATGACGCTGTCGCCATACTGCTCACGTATCCAAGCGATGGTCTCCTGCTGCCATACAGAGAAGCCGTCAGACGAATCGATACAAAGCACATCAGCTCCTGCCTCTACTAGCGCTGGTACGCGCTCCTTGTAGTCACGGGTGTTGATGCCGGCACCGACCATCAGCGTCTTGTTGTGCGGGTTCTGTAGCTCGAGTGGGTTCTCCTTGTGACTATCATAATCCTTGCGAAATACGAAGTAGCAGAGTCGCTGCTCCTCATCAATGATCGGGAGCGCATTTAGCTTGTGCGCCCAGATGATGTCATTTGCCTCGCTTAGCGAGATCCCTTTGCATCCTGTGGTCAGACGCTCGAAGGGCGTCATAAAGTCAGCCACCTTGCGATCCAGTGAGTCTGTCGATAGTCGGTAGTCTCTACTGGTGACGATGCCGCATAGTACGCCATCAGGCGTGCCATCATCAGTCACACCGATGGTAGAGTGCCCCATACGCTGTGTGATAGCTAGCACATCAGCGAGCGTATCTTTAGGACTAACGTTGGCATCGCTCCGTACGAAGCCCGCCTTAAACTTCTTGACACGAGCTACCATCTCTGCTTCCTCCTCGATGGGTTGTGACCCAAAGATGAAGGATAGTCCACCGTTTCGTGCTAGTGCGATAGCCATCGTGTCATTGCTGACGCTCTGCATGATAGCCGATACGAAAGGTATATTAAGATTGATGCGAGACTCTTCCTTTGCAGGGCTATACTTAGCCAGTGGGGTGCGTAGGGAGATCTTGTCCACAGTGCACTCGGGCGTTGTCAGTCCTGGGATGAGTAGATACTCGCCAAAGGTGTGTGACGTGTCAGGGAAGATGATTGCCATAAGAAAGCGAATGAATAGTGGTGGGTGAATGGTGTAAGCTCCTACGAGAGCTATCTAGATAGGCGTTTGTACTAGCGTAGTCTATTGGAGGCTCGTACGAGGATGTCATCCTTGATGATATTGCGCATAGCCAGGTACTGACACAGTAGATTGATGATCGGCAGTATGATCCAAAACCGTATCTGGGTCGTCGCCTGCATGAGATCAGTCTGTCGCCAGAGCATATAGCCGAAGGCAACGATAGCAGCCACCATCAGGAGGAGACCGATGATCGTCAGACGTATCTGTAACTTACGTCTCTTGTAGAGGAAGATTGTCACAAAGGAGATGATCGTCACCAATGAGGTCAGAACGAACGAGACTAGATTAAAGTACTTAATACTAGTCCACCCACTGACGATGAGCCCTGTAAAGTTGGCTGCATAGATAGTCTCCGGATCAGACTGTGTGACGGTGAAGAGCGTGAAGAGCAGTAGTAGGGTTGCGGTCACCCCACTGAGAAATAGGTATAGAGTCTGAATGCGTTGCCACATAGTGAAGGTACGATCTAGAGGTTTGCCTTACTTAGTCTTGTGACTCCTCATTTGGCAGACGATAGTACACCTCACCATTGAGAAACTCGGTGGTGGCTACGAGCGTTGATTTGGGTAGTTGCTCGTAGTACTTAGAGATCTCAATCTGCTCTCTATTTTCCGTTGGAGTCTCATCGAGATTCTCTTGGTAGCTGGCAACCTCTTGTATCTTCTCTCGTATCTCGTCACGCATCTCTACGGATAGCTGGTTAGCACGCTTAGAGATGATACGGACAGTCTCGTAAATATTCCCAGTCTGCTCCCAAAGCTCTGGAAGGGAGCGGGTGATCGTAGTCTGTGGTACGGATAGCTTCTTATTTTTTGTTGTCATAATGCGAAATTGGAGTCTTAGTATGTGAGTATAGTGCAGGCGGAGGAACCCCTCCGTCATGCAGCCATTGTCTAGCTGACGATCATGCGCTGTGCACGATCACGTAGGGTCTTAGCACGCTTGATGTGCTTCCCATCGGGGAAAGCATTCTCATAGTTATAGTAAGCATCTATGACCTCGCGTAGTCGCCCTTGCTTCTTGCTCTCTACACTATTGATCGCCTGTTGATAAGAAGCCTCCACAATGATAAAGAGTAGATCTTCACGATGCTTGGTGTAGGGGTAAGATTTGAGCGCATTGCGAGCCGTGATGATGGCTGAGATGTAGTTGTTGCCTAGATAAGTGCCTAGATTGTAGTATAGGTCAGCCGTGTTTAGCTCTTTCTTGGCTAGGTTATCTTGCAGATCGAAGAGCATCTGCTCGACCTCCTTACGATGCTCATTCTGAGGATAAGTCTCTAGGAAGCTCTGTAGCTCCTTGAGCGCACTATAAGTGACAGACTGATCTAGGCGTGGGTCGGGAGCTATACGATAGAGTGCTAGTCCCGTCTTGTAGTGTGCCTCTGTGGCTCGCGGATCTTGTGGATACTTGGTGTATAGCCTACGAAAGTACTCGGCAGCACTAGACTCTTGCTTGTTTTGTAGGAGTGCGTCGGCCATGATGTAGAGAGCCTGTGCGCCCTCCTGCGTGCCTTCGTAGTGAGGTAAGACATCGACCATGAGCTCAGCCACGCGGCCATACTTACCCTCGTTGTAGTACTTCTTGGCATAAGAGTAGCGGAGCGTGGGGTCTTTGGACTTCTGTATGCGCATATACTCAGCGCAACTACTAGTGAGCAGGAGCCAGCTGAGAGCTAAGAGGCTGAGGAGCGTTTGTCTTGTCATACTTAATACCTACAGGATACCATTGCACGCAAAGGTACGAAAAAAGAGATTAGAACGAGATCGCTCATAGTCCCCGGTTATAGAAAAATGGAAGATACCCTAACCGTCTCATCGATGAGTCGGCTAGGGTATCCTTGTATAGATTACCTGCGTCTAGAAGGTGTAGAGCGAGCTGATAGACTCGTGGCTACAGACGCGACGGATAGACTCGGCAAAGAGCTCGGCGACGCTGATGATGCGCACCTTCTCGCTCTTCTTAGAGTAGGGGATTGAGTCGGTGAAGATCATCTCTGTCAGACCAGACTGATCAATGCGCTTCGTAGCTGGATCGCTCATGACGGCATGAGTCGCAAAGGCTCTGACAGACTTAGCGCCATGCTCTAGCATGAGGTCTGCAGCCTTGGTCATGGTGCCAGCGGTATCGACGATATCATCGACGAGGATTACATCCTTGCCTGTGACATCACCAATGATCGTCATCTCGGCCACCTCGTTTGCCTTAGCGCGACGCTTGTGGCAGATGACCATAGGTACGCCAAAGTGGCGTGCGTAGCTGTTGGCACGCTTTGTACCACCCACGTCAGGGGTAGCGATGCAGAGGTTGTCCACGGGTATGTTGTGCTCAATATACTCTGTGAAGACGGTAGAACCATATAGGTGGTCTACTGGAACGTTGAAGAATCCTTGTATCTGGTCTGCGTGTAGATCCATCGTGATGAGGCGGGTGATGCCAGCCACGGAGAGTAGGTCGGCAATGAGCTTAGCGCCGATGGAGACACGAGGCTTATCTTTGCGATCTTGTCTAGCCCATCCGAAGTAGGGTATGACCGCTGTGATGTAGTGTGCGGAGGCACGCTTGGCCGCATCGATCATAAGTAGGAGCTCCATGATGTTGTCGGCATTGGGATAGGTCGACTGGACGAGGAAGAGGTCCTTGCCACGGATGCTCTCTTCGTAGGATACGGCAAACTCGCCATCGGCAAAGTGCTCGATACGCATTTTGCCCAAGGGGCAGCCCAGTGAGTCACAGATCTTCTCGGCGAGGTTCTGAGAGGCTGAGCCAGCAAATACTAGGTAGGGTAGTTCGTTCATTATGTTATCAGTATAGAGACAATCAGTGGCACAAAGGTACGACTTTAATAATAAACGGCGGTTGCGATGCTTCGCTCCTCAACTTCGCACATCTCACGAAAAACCCTTCTGTAGGCTCTAGAAGCACTAGACCTACTAGGAGTACTAGTGCCACTAGCCCCCCCCCTAATCTCTAATTTCTAACTCGATAGCCACGTGGAAAATTCTAAATCTCCATGTGGAGAATGACCCTTTTAGTTCTTCAATCATTTCCTAGCGTCAGTAATTCTCTTTTATAAGCCGTTAGCTCTAGAATTTATCCCGTGTTCTAAGGTAAGAGTAACCAGAATTTTGCGTATTTTGTTTGGAGGGTGTATATATTTATTGTACCTTTGTGGCGGAAAGGTGGTTTTCTATCGTGACCACTCTTAGAGAAATGTTCGGGATGCTCGGGCAGTGTCTCGTAAACTAGAAGAAGATAGATCAGTATAATAACACACTAGCAAATACAACGGATTTACCACTCATCGCTTTTCCGATTTTAATTCCGATTTTCTACGTAGGGCGGCTTAGTGTACCCTTCTCTGGTCGAAGGCTCCTCTAGTTGAAATAAAGTAGGTCAAAAGTTTGGTAGTCTCGAATATTTTCCGTATATGAGAGAGAGAGAGAGAGAGAGAGAGAGAGAGAGAGAGAGAGAGAGAGCATCTCTATGCATCTCATCTAGAGCTTGATACAGGTCTTCTGAGGTCGCACGCGACCCTCAGAAGCGGCTCCTTATACGCACTCTATCGATCTGCTTTTTCCTCCTTATCTCGTCTGGTTACCATATCGACAGGCGAGGCGTCTTCTAGTAGCAACACTCTTTTCATAGACTCTCTTCGTCCGAGAGGCAACTCCTCGTGGGTGTATGTGGGCAACCATCGTACACCCACTTTTTTGTCTCTTGGTCGTCGTGGTCTATGCCATACAATAATACATATAGGAGTGCGACATCGCATCTCCTGCCTCAACTCGTGGATTCGTCAAGTAGCGGTAAGCTGATGAGCCGTCCGATACTTGAGAGGCTTCGAGATTGTGTGCGTTTATGGTCGTCTGATATCCTTTATAAGCTGATTTATGGTAAGCAGGGTGGGGCGCATTGTAGTTTCCATAGAGATATGGTTAGCTACTATGCGCTCCACGCTGCATGCCTATGAGATCTGATCCTTACAATAAGCTATTATGAAACGAATCCTACTTATCATCTCGTTGCTGACCCTTCTGTCCCTCACCGTGAGCGGACAGCAGGTTGGTGTGCAGACAAACACCCTCTACTGGGCAACAACGACCCCCAATGCAGGGGTAACCTTAGGTGTCGGAGAGCAGTGGAGCCTCAGCTTGCATGCTGGTTGGAACCCTTGGCGCTTCAGATCCTATGACCACCCCGAGAGTGGAGAGCGCGTCCACCCCAAGATGTTTCATTGGACGCTGATGCCCGAGGTTAAGTATTGGTTCTGCCGACGCTTTGAATATTGGAATCTCGGACTCCATGCCATCGCCACGCAGTACAATGTGGGCGGGATGAGATTCATCAAGCCCTTAGCCGACTATCGCTATCAGGGGTATGGTGTAGGAGCAGGTTTGAGTGCTGGGTATCAGTGGCCTCTTGGAGATCGCTGGGGGCTAGAGCTCTCCATAGGCGTGGGCTATCTCTTTATGAAGTATGATAAGTATCAGTGCTGGCAGTGTGGAGAGCGTGAGGGTAGTTACACCCGTCACTATGTAGGACCCACGAAGGCTGCCATAGACTTTATTTATTACATCCGCTAATCACTTTGAAGAGTAACTGTCGTATGAAAAGTAAATCATCGTATCGCCCCCTGCGATACAGTATGGGGAGTCAGAGTAGAGAGTCACAATATGACGACTCTTCTAGGGGTGCACAGCTGATCTCGTTTCTGTGTCGTGCTTTCATGGGTGCTGTCTGTCTTTTGATCCTTTGCCTGCTCTCGCCTGTTGTGACATTGGCTCAGAGTACGACAGCTCAGCCTGATAGCACCGCACTAGCACAGACTCATCCTCATACTGTAGCGAGAGATACTATAGCTACAGACACTATAGCGACTCATAGTACGCAAGCTCTCGATAAGGCATCTGATAAGACATCTGATAAGACATCTATAGATAGTCTCGTTGTCAAAGAGCAGCGAGAGCTGGTGGTCACAGACAGTGTCACAGTCTCCTCGACTATGCGTAGGCATCGTCAGGCAGTAGCCGATGGACTGCATATAGCTGATGTGAAGACCGCTTATAGTGCCGATGGGTCGGCTCTTGTTGTCTCCTTTGTAGCGCGTTATGGAGAGCGTGTCGTTGCTTCTCGTGAGGCGCTCCTTGTGACCCCAGTCTATGTACAGCCAGAGGCCTTAGGCGAGGTACGTCTGCCACAGCTACGTATCAATGGGCGTCAACGGGCCAGAGCTTATCGTCGCGAGGTCTCCTTTTGGAGTCATCAGGAGTACGAGCAGCGCAAGCCGCTATTGCTGACCACCATTGCTACACCACGACATATGCTAGACACTATAACCAATAGTGCCCGATATAGCTATCGTATGCCACTAGCCAACTACAAGACAGGAGGTAGCCTACGCTTAGACTTAGAGGTAGAGGATTGCTGTAAGCTCTATCCCGTAGCTAGTAAGGACTATGCGATAGCACCTCACATCTTGCCAGCGCCAGACACGGTGCGTATCGTGCAGACCGTCTCTGACACCGTGCGTATTGAGGCACCCAAGCCT is part of the Porphyromonas asaccharolytica DSM 20707 genome and harbors:
- a CDS encoding DUF4294 domain-containing protein; the encoded protein is MKYFSKIFICSLSLLSLLSAKGLKGADVPPIYSDMSESFMQAPDTLAEEDIVSILLPEVRVSGTPHKPLTKSERYAYWRRVRDVKKVLPIAEELSGMIIETYEYVETFPTERERREHLSRVKKELVKEYTPRMKDLTLGQGLLLIKLVNRETGSTGYEIVKSIYGGFTATWYNAFAKLYGGNLNMKFDPEHVEDDAVTERIIYLWKNGLL
- the miaA gene encoding tRNA (adenosine(37)-N6)-dimethylallyltransferase MiaA encodes the protein MYYPELLTVVGPTACGKTALGVALAEELHGAILSGDSRQVFVGMDIGTGKDLDAYTTERGSIPHYLIDIVPAGYPFNLFEYVHLFDEAYHEIVSQQLKPIFVGGSGLYVEQVLQTRPMHRVPPDTALRQELEQLSLADLRAILSRYPRIEHVDLSSARKCIRAIEVARHYAQYPEQYQAYQEALSESKQQKPPLIIGLRLARQEIIRRIDQRLRSRLEEGMVAEVERLLDEHVPADTLIAYGLEYRFVTLYLQGKLSYSEMEEQLATAIHQFAKRQMTWFRGMTRRGLPIHWIDGHQSVTYQRDRVLRLVKGS
- a CDS encoding IMP dehydrogenase, yielding MAIIFPDTSHTFGEYLLIPGLTTPECTVDKISLRTPLAKYSPAKEESRINLNIPFVSAIMQSVSNDTMAIALARNGGLSFIFGSQPIEEEAEMVARVKKFKAGFVRSDANVSPKDTLADVLAITQRMGHSTIGVTDDGTPDGVLCGIVTSRDYRLSTDSLDRKVADFMTPFERLTTGCKGISLSEANDIIWAHKLNALPIIDEEQRLCYFVFRKDYDSHKENPLELQNPHNKTLMVGAGINTRDYKERVPALVEAGADVLCIDSSDGFSVWQQETIAWIREQYGDSVIVGAGNVVDREGFRYLVEAGADFVKVGIGGGSICITREQKGIGRGQATAVIDVAKARDDYYHETGIYVPICSDGGIVHDYHMTLALAMGADFLMMGRYFARFDESPTEKLRIGNNIVKEYWGEGSNRAHNWQRYDGGGTSTTMKFEEGVDSYVPYAGPMKDTLDQTLSKIKATMSSCGTVDLKSLRKNAKLTLVSSTSIIEGGAHDVIRKDRT
- a CDS encoding DUF4293 domain-containing protein: MWQRIQTLYLFLSGVTATLLLLFTLFTVTQSDPETIYAANFTGLIVSGWTSIKYFNLVSFVLTSLVTIISFVTIFLYKRRKLQIRLTIIGLLLMVAAIVAFGYMLWRQTDLMQATTQIRFWIILPIINLLCQYLAMRNIIKDDILVRASNRLR
- a CDS encoding DNA-directed RNA polymerase subunit omega, which produces MTTKNKKLSVPQTTITRSLPELWEQTGNIYETVRIISKRANQLSVEMRDEIREKIQEVASYQENLDETPTENREQIEISKYYEQLPKSTLVATTEFLNGEVYYRLPNEESQD
- a CDS encoding outer membrane protein assembly factor BamD; protein product: MTRQTLLSLLALSWLLLTSSCAEYMRIQKSKDPTLRYSYAKKYYNEGKYGRVAELMVDVLPHYEGTQEGAQALYIMADALLQNKQESSAAEYFRRLYTKYPQDPRATEAHYKTGLALYRIAPDPRLDQSVTYSALKELQSFLETYPQNEHRKEVEQMLFDLQDNLAKKELNTADLYYNLGTYLGNNYISAIITARNALKSYPYTKHREDLLFIIVEASYQQAINSVESKKQGRLREVIDAYYNYENAFPDGKHIKRAKTLRDRAQRMIVS
- a CDS encoding ribose-phosphate pyrophosphokinase, producing MNELPYLVFAGSASQNLAEKICDSLGCPLGKMRIEHFADGEFAVSYEESIRGKDLFLVQSTYPNADNIMELLLMIDAAKRASAHYITAVIPYFGWARQDRKDKPRVSIGAKLIADLLSVAGITRLITMDLHADQIQGFFNVPVDHLYGSTVFTEYIEHNIPVDNLCIATPDVGGTKRANSYARHFGVPMVICHKRRAKANEVAEMTIIGDVTGKDVILVDDIVDTAGTMTKAADLMLEHGAKSVRAFATHAVMSDPATKRIDQSGLTEMIFTDSIPYSKKSEKVRIISVAELFAESIRRVCSHESISSLYTF
- a CDS encoding DUF3575 domain-containing protein, with amino-acid sequence MKRILLIISLLTLLSLTVSGQQVGVQTNTLYWATTTPNAGVTLGVGEQWSLSLHAGWNPWRFRSYDHPESGERVHPKMFHWTLMPEVKYWFCRRFEYWNLGLHAIATQYNVGGMRFIKPLADYRYQGYGVGAGLSAGYQWPLGDRWGLELSIGVGYLFMKYDKYQCWQCGEREGSYTRHYVGPTKAAIDFIYYIR